From the Exiguobacterium aurantiacum genome, one window contains:
- a CDS encoding YitT family protein gives MKRVATILLGTLIMAFGYYYLNEQFGLAEGGFVGLALLGRYLFDIDPAISMIVLDIPFFLIALWWKGWRFVGQAVLAAASLSLSYAMWDRLDLLTFDIQVWPATLFAAIASGILTGYGLGLVLKSGGATGGDDLFALGLSKWTGVSVGTILIMFDVIVLAISLIYLPLSNALYTLLAVSIAGRVVTKMLTDDVVEQPAPAVIKPKLAPKNDLA, from the coding sequence ATGAAACGAGTTGCTACCATATTGCTCGGAACGCTGATTATGGCGTTCGGTTATTATTATTTGAATGAACAGTTTGGTTTGGCAGAAGGAGGCTTCGTCGGGTTAGCATTACTCGGCCGCTATTTATTTGATATCGATCCGGCGATCTCGATGATCGTGCTCGATATCCCCTTCTTTTTAATCGCGCTTTGGTGGAAAGGCTGGCGTTTCGTCGGGCAAGCCGTGCTTGCCGCGGCGTCACTGTCGCTCAGCTACGCGATGTGGGACCGCTTGGACTTGCTCACGTTTGACATCCAAGTCTGGCCGGCGACGTTGTTCGCTGCCATCGCGAGCGGGATTCTGACCGGCTACGGTCTCGGTCTCGTCTTAAAGTCAGGCGGGGCGACCGGGGGCGATGATTTATTCGCCCTCGGCCTATCAAAATGGACCGGCGTATCGGTCGGGACGATTCTCATCATGTTTGATGTCATCGTCTTGGCGATCTCGCTCATCTATTTACCGCTCTCGAACGCACTCTATACGCTTCTCGCGGTCTCGATTGCGGGTCGTGTCGTTACGAAAATGTTGACGGACGACGTAGTCGAACAGCCGGCACCGGCAGTAATCAAACCTAAGCTTGCACCAAAAAACGATCTCGCGTGA
- the pulA gene encoding type I pullulanase, whose product MEHTIDQQTNVDLDHMAYHGKDLGVTFKGDIIRLRVWSPVAEEMTVKLFRTPRARKFERIELERAEKGTWVTELDRASFEGYFYVFEAVVDGKRVESLDPYAKVVGVNGKRGCLLDPSALNPDHWVKERPLFHSSQEAVIYEAHVRDLTSHPDSGVMHRGKFLGMTEAGTKTSNGYPTALDYITALGVTHLQLMPFFDYGSVNESRESEANYNWGYDPVHYFAVEGSYASSADDPAARIVELKAMIQALHDRGIRVIMDVVFNHTYDALTTPLGQFVPDYYYRLNEDGTLADGSACGNDTASERAMMRKLIVECVSYWAKEFMIDGFRFDLMGLHDVKTMNQVRKALDRIDPSILVTGEGWNLDTPLSVRKKANQHNAHKMPRIAQFNDAIRDGVRGDVFIEDLPGWISGNTDMTADVKRGIAGAVTSQSFADEPNQVVNYVECHDNLTLWDKLAITNPDDDETTRRRRHRLATTIVMLGQGIPFLHSGQEFFRTKDGDENSFNSGEVVNRLDWTRAEQETPSVEYVKGLISLRKQYPLFRLENTEQIRKHLRFFDEEEGVIAFELSRHVEGYVERHLVYHNGLEKEVEVKLPAGKFEVHVEDHTVNLTAPRLLEDRHVMIAPLSTLVVTERRPDYSKYAVAGGAALAILGLWYVAKKRKNKQQ is encoded by the coding sequence ATGGAACATACTATCGATCAACAGACAAATGTAGATTTAGACCATATGGCGTATCACGGCAAAGACCTCGGGGTGACGTTTAAAGGTGATATCATCCGGTTGCGGGTCTGGTCGCCTGTCGCCGAAGAGATGACCGTGAAACTTTTCCGCACACCGCGGGCACGAAAGTTCGAACGGATTGAACTCGAACGGGCTGAGAAAGGGACGTGGGTCACCGAACTCGACCGTGCCTCATTCGAAGGATATTTTTACGTGTTTGAAGCTGTCGTCGATGGCAAACGCGTCGAGTCGCTCGATCCGTATGCGAAAGTCGTTGGGGTCAATGGGAAGCGCGGGTGTCTGCTCGACCCGTCAGCGCTCAACCCGGACCATTGGGTCAAAGAACGTCCGCTCTTCCACTCTTCACAAGAGGCGGTCATTTATGAGGCGCACGTCCGTGATTTGACGAGCCATCCGGATAGCGGCGTCATGCATCGCGGAAAATTCCTCGGCATGACCGAGGCTGGCACGAAAACGTCGAACGGTTATCCGACCGCACTCGACTATATCACCGCGCTCGGCGTCACACATCTCCAACTCATGCCGTTCTTCGATTACGGTTCGGTGAACGAGTCCCGCGAGAGCGAGGCGAATTATAACTGGGGTTATGACCCGGTCCATTATTTTGCCGTTGAAGGTTCGTACGCCTCGTCCGCCGACGATCCGGCCGCTCGCATCGTCGAGTTGAAGGCGATGATTCAGGCACTTCACGACCGCGGGATCCGTGTCATCATGGACGTCGTGTTCAACCACACGTACGACGCTTTGACGACACCACTCGGCCAGTTCGTGCCGGATTACTATTACCGGTTGAACGAGGACGGAACGCTCGCCGATGGTTCGGCGTGTGGGAACGATACCGCTTCAGAACGTGCGATGATGCGTAAATTGATCGTCGAATGTGTTTCGTACTGGGCAAAAGAGTTCATGATCGATGGTTTCCGCTTCGATTTGATGGGCCTCCATGACGTCAAGACGATGAACCAAGTCCGGAAAGCACTCGATCGCATCGATCCGTCGATCCTTGTGACCGGAGAAGGTTGGAATCTCGATACGCCGCTCTCGGTCCGTAAAAAAGCGAACCAACACAACGCCCACAAGATGCCACGCATCGCCCAGTTCAACGACGCAATTCGCGACGGCGTCCGTGGGGATGTGTTCATCGAGGACTTGCCGGGCTGGATCAGCGGCAACACCGACATGACGGCGGACGTCAAGCGCGGCATTGCCGGCGCGGTCACGAGTCAGAGTTTTGCCGATGAGCCGAACCAAGTCGTGAACTACGTCGAGTGTCATGACAATTTGACGCTCTGGGACAAGCTGGCCATCACGAACCCGGATGACGATGAGACGACACGCCGCCGTCGGCATCGCCTCGCGACAACAATCGTCATGCTCGGTCAAGGCATCCCGTTCTTGCATAGCGGTCAAGAGTTCTTCCGGACAAAAGACGGAGACGAGAACAGCTTTAACTCGGGTGAGGTCGTCAACCGCTTGGACTGGACACGGGCCGAGCAAGAGACACCGAGCGTCGAATACGTGAAAGGATTGATCAGTTTGCGGAAACAATATCCGCTGTTCCGTCTCGAGAACACGGAGCAGATTCGCAAACATTTGCGCTTCTTCGATGAAGAAGAAGGTGTGATTGCCTTTGAACTCAGTCGCCACGTCGAAGGGTACGTCGAACGTCATCTCGTGTACCATAACGGACTCGAGAAAGAGGTCGAAGTGAAACTGCCGGCCGGTAAGTTCGAGGTGCATGTCGAAGACCATACCGTCAATTTGACGGCGCCGCGCCTACTTGAAGATCGGCACGTCATGATTGCGCCACTTTCGACACTCGTCGTGACGGAACGCCGCCCGGATTACAGCAAATACGCTGTCGCCGGTGGGGCTGCCCTTGCCATCCTCGGCCTCTGGTACGTCGCGAAAAAACGTAAGAACAAACAGCAGTAA
- a CDS encoding MMPL family transporter, with product MERLGQALVRWRYAVVLIWTVLLAVSVYFGLQLPSELRGNGFAIQDGRFAQVEDTLNDRFDRAGASMIVLLEGGDLETVIEQQRDRLVEIDGVDGVIRPAENPDARSGDVAYLLLEFEDYDTAEASIEDVRGALIRDTDTDVRLTGEPVFADDLNEASKNDLIRAELIGIPVALLVLLLVFGTPLAAFMPLFVGLITFIVAAGSLFFFAQTMELSIFVLNAVAMIAIALGIDFSLLLVNRYREELAKGKSREAAIVRTVATAGRSILFSGLCVFVGLAGLLFIQVDVFQAIALGALIAVAGAVLSALTLLPSALYIVGDAINKGRLVKTNETRSEVRWQKLARFVMRRPVTMTLVALLLLLPSLWFVRDLELNIPDADALPTSYESRAALERWDDVFGETSTDAVLLFETNDLTDSMILDELTALTDELSDDPIVDNVTTFLTASGLEPVEFQQLAEAAPEQLEAFERLVTLEGNTDLALVNVSFNVPPSDKDAQAFVRDWRESGFDVGGPAAFNEEIYEEIYDSIPYAVVTVIMATMIILMWAFRSVLIPIKAIIMNVLGLGATFGLLVIIFESGYVYDAETISILTPVFIFSLVFGLSMDYEVFLVSRIEEYYRETGDNDYATEMGLAKTSKIITSAAVIMIVVTGAFAFTGVSPIKQLGVGIALAIFIDATIIRILLVPSLMKMFGDWNWWWFGKKDLPKRNLH from the coding sequence ATGGAACGATTAGGACAAGCGTTAGTCCGATGGCGCTACGCTGTCGTGTTGATTTGGACGGTGTTACTCGCCGTGTCGGTATATTTCGGATTGCAGTTACCAAGTGAATTACGTGGCAACGGCTTCGCAATTCAAGACGGGCGTTTCGCCCAAGTAGAGGACACGTTGAACGACCGATTCGATCGGGCCGGTGCCTCGATGATCGTCTTGCTTGAAGGTGGGGATTTAGAAACGGTCATCGAACAGCAACGCGATCGACTCGTCGAGATCGATGGAGTCGACGGCGTGATCAGGCCAGCCGAAAATCCGGACGCCCGCTCTGGGGACGTCGCCTACTTATTGCTCGAGTTCGAGGACTACGATACGGCCGAAGCATCGATTGAGGACGTTCGCGGCGCCTTAATTCGAGATACGGATACAGACGTGCGACTGACCGGAGAGCCGGTCTTCGCGGATGACTTGAACGAGGCGTCAAAGAATGACTTGATTCGGGCCGAGCTGATTGGGATCCCAGTCGCGCTGCTCGTGCTCTTGCTCGTCTTCGGGACTCCTCTCGCCGCATTCATGCCATTATTCGTCGGTTTAATCACGTTCATCGTGGCGGCGGGCTCGTTGTTCTTCTTTGCCCAAACGATGGAACTGTCTATTTTCGTGTTGAATGCGGTCGCGATGATTGCGATCGCGCTCGGCATTGATTTCTCCTTATTGCTCGTCAACCGGTACCGGGAAGAGCTCGCGAAAGGGAAGTCACGTGAAGCCGCCATCGTCCGAACGGTCGCGACGGCCGGACGCTCGATTCTGTTCTCAGGACTTTGTGTCTTTGTCGGACTGGCCGGGTTGCTATTCATCCAAGTCGATGTGTTCCAAGCAATCGCCCTCGGTGCGTTGATTGCCGTCGCAGGTGCGGTCTTGTCCGCGCTTACGTTGTTGCCGTCTGCCCTCTACATCGTCGGAGACGCCATCAATAAAGGGCGTCTCGTCAAGACGAATGAGACGCGTTCCGAGGTGCGGTGGCAGAAGTTGGCCCGCTTCGTCATGAGACGTCCTGTCACGATGACGCTCGTCGCACTCTTGTTGTTACTACCGAGTCTCTGGTTCGTCCGCGACCTTGAACTGAACATCCCTGACGCCGATGCGCTCCCGACCTCGTACGAGTCACGGGCCGCCCTCGAACGTTGGGACGACGTGTTTGGTGAGACGTCGACCGATGCGGTACTGTTATTTGAGACGAATGATTTGACCGATTCGATGATTCTTGACGAGTTGACGGCACTCACCGATGAGCTGTCTGATGATCCAATCGTTGACAATGTCACGACGTTCTTGACTGCATCCGGGCTCGAACCGGTCGAATTCCAACAACTCGCTGAAGCGGCACCGGAGCAACTCGAGGCGTTCGAACGTCTCGTCACGCTCGAAGGGAATACCGACCTCGCCCTCGTCAACGTCAGTTTCAACGTCCCGCCGAGTGACAAAGACGCGCAGGCGTTCGTCCGAGATTGGCGCGAGAGCGGTTTTGACGTCGGGGGACCGGCCGCGTTCAACGAAGAAATCTACGAAGAGATTTATGACAGCATCCCGTATGCGGTCGTGACCGTCATCATGGCGACGATGATTATCCTCATGTGGGCGTTCCGCTCGGTCTTGATTCCGATTAAAGCGATCATCATGAACGTGCTCGGTCTCGGGGCGACGTTTGGGCTGCTCGTCATCATCTTCGAGTCGGGTTACGTGTACGACGCCGAGACGATTAGTATTTTGACCCCGGTGTTCATCTTCTCGCTCGTGTTCGGCCTGTCGATGGACTACGAGGTGTTCCTCGTGTCACGAATCGAGGAATATTACCGAGAGACCGGAGATAACGACTATGCGACGGAGATGGGACTGGCGAAGACGAGTAAAATCATCACGTCGGCCGCGGTCATCATGATTGTCGTCACGGGAGCGTTCGCCTTTACTGGCGTCAGCCCAATCAAACAGCTCGGGGTCGGGATCGCGCTCGCCATCTTCATCGATGCGACCATCATCCGCATTTTGCTCGTACCGTCTTTGATGAAAATGTTCGGGGACTGGAACTGGTGGTGGTTCGGGAAGAAAGATTTACCGAAACGTAATCTACACTAA
- a CDS encoding metallophosphoesterase family protein, giving the protein MKLAIISDPHGSFDDLKAVLDSVRRETEHILCLGDLYECHIGKKRRNERFHEVSDVVSYDPDYEALLTFPSLRGNQEERIDEVLVVSHPVKTRISLLPEQTTLDEALFLHGHQVNWSPDWEPIVEKGKYPLVFIGHSHIPGIYRKGRSIPWEIGKPFTLKKKRYVINVGAVIFDREWCLYDTKARTVTRMKA; this is encoded by the coding sequence ATGAAACTCGCCATCATCAGTGACCCGCATGGTTCGTTTGATGATTTGAAGGCCGTCCTCGATTCGGTCCGGCGTGAGACGGAGCATATCCTCTGCCTCGGCGACTTGTATGAATGTCATATCGGTAAAAAGCGGCGCAACGAACGGTTCCACGAAGTATCCGACGTCGTGTCGTACGACCCGGACTACGAGGCGCTGCTCACGTTCCCGAGCCTGCGTGGCAATCAAGAGGAACGGATTGACGAGGTGCTCGTCGTGTCGCATCCGGTCAAGACCCGGATTTCGTTATTGCCGGAACAGACGACGCTCGATGAGGCGCTATTCTTGCATGGCCATCAAGTGAACTGGAGCCCGGACTGGGAACCGATCGTCGAGAAAGGCAAGTATCCGCTCGTCTTTATCGGACATAGTCATATCCCGGGGATTTACCGAAAAGGTCGCTCGATTCCCTGGGAAATCGGCAAGCCGTTCACCTTGAAGAAAAAACGGTACGTCATCAACGTCGGCGCCGTCATCTTTGACCGTGAGTGGTGTTTGTATGACACGAAAGCTCGGACAGTCACACGCATGAAGGCATAA
- a CDS encoding YycC family protein translates to MRPLQLSPETAVELAKKLNVPLEELMHMPKHIIVKKMMELEAAKTETNEEKETE, encoded by the coding sequence ATGCGTCCACTACAACTCTCTCCCGAGACAGCGGTCGAGCTTGCCAAAAAGCTGAACGTCCCGCTCGAGGAGCTCATGCATATGCCAAAACATATCATCGTGAAGAAGATGATGGAACTCGAGGCAGCCAAAACTGAAACAAACGAGGAAAAGGAGACGGAATGA
- a CDS encoding YajQ family cyclic di-GMP-binding protein yields MAKDNSFDIVSEMNLEEVKNAIQIAEKEILNRYDFKGSKSEMSLDNGDLVLVSDDDYKLEQLKDVMITKLIKRGVPTKNLDYQKVERALGGTVRQRVKLKSGIDKDDAKKINNAIKESKLKVKSQIQDDQIRVTAKSRDDLQAVMQLVRELELSVDAQFTNYR; encoded by the coding sequence ATGGCAAAAGACAATTCTTTTGATATCGTGTCAGAAATGAACCTCGAAGAAGTGAAGAACGCGATTCAAATCGCGGAGAAAGAAATTTTGAACCGTTACGACTTCAAAGGATCGAAGAGTGAGATGTCACTCGATAACGGGGATCTCGTCCTCGTCTCAGATGACGACTATAAACTCGAGCAATTGAAGGACGTCATGATCACGAAATTGATCAAGCGCGGCGTACCGACCAAAAACCTCGACTATCAAAAAGTCGAGCGCGCCCTCGGTGGCACCGTCCGCCAACGCGTCAAGCTGAAGAGCGGCATCGATAAAGACGATGCGAAAAAAATCAACAACGCCATCAAAGAATCGAAATTAAAAGTGAAGTCGCAAATCCAAGACGATCAAATCCGAGTGACGGCCAAGTCACGCGATGACCTCCAAGCCGTCATGCAACTCGTTCGTGAGCTCGAATTGTCCGTCGATGCCCAATTCACGAACTACCGATGA